A section of the Citrus sinensis cultivar Valencia sweet orange chromosome 8, DVS_A1.0, whole genome shotgun sequence genome encodes:
- the LOC102620655 gene encoding GABA transporter 1 isoform X1 encodes MSTVSPSSVAVDGGKDIAKIRHQDEAQKELDAGALFVLKSKGSWLHCGYHLTNSIVCPPLLSLPYAFTFLGWETGILCLAIAALETFYSYNSISLVLEHHAQLGHRHLRFRDMAHDIMGPNWGRYYVGPIQFMVCYGAVVGGVLLGGQCMKAIYLLSHPDGTMKLYEFVIIFGCLILILAQIPSFHSLRHINMIALALCLTYSACATAGSIYVGNSSKGPNKDYSILGDNESRVFGMFNAIGIIATTFGNGIIPEIQATIAPPVKGKMFKGLCFCYAVLGVTFFSVAISGYWAFGNQSEGLILGNFLDDGKPLVPKWFLFMTNFLVILQQSAIAAVYLQPTNEVLEKTFADPLSKEFSLRNVIPRIISRSLSVIIATFVAAMLPFFGGINSVLGAFGFIPLDFILPVVFFNLTFKPSKSSPIFWLNLSIAVVFSAIGVIAAIAAARQMGLDAKNYQLFANV; translated from the exons GATCATGGCTACACTGTGGGTATCACTTGACAAATTCAATAGTGTGTCCACCTCTCCTTAGTCTCCCGTATGCTTTCACTTTTCTCGGTTGGGAAACCGGAATTTTGTGTCTCGCCATTGCAGCTCTGGAAACTTTCTATTCTTACAATTCAATCTCTCTTGTTCTCGAACACCATGCTCAGTTGGGTCATCGCCATCTTCGCTTTAGAGACATGGCTCATGACATCATGG GGCCAAATTGGGGCCGATATTATGTGGGTCCAATCCAGTTCATGGTTTGCTATGGTGCTGTTGTTGGAGGCGTTCTTCTGGGAGGACAATGCATGAAG GCTATTTACTTACTCTCACACCCAGACGGTACCATGAAGTTGTATGAATTTGTGATCATATTCGGATGTCTAATTTTGATCTTAGCTCAAATCCCATCATTTCACTCACTGAGGCACATCAACATGATAGCTTTGGCTCTTTGCCTCACATACAGTGCCTGTGCCACTGCCGGCTCCATTTATGTTG gAAATTCTTCAAAGGGGCCAAACAAAGATTATTCTATTCTTGGCGACAACGAAAGTCGTGTTTTCGGGATGTTCAATGCCATTGGTATCATTGCCACAACATTTGGAAATGGTATCATTCCTGAAATTCAG GCAACAATTGCACCACCAGTAAAGGGGAAGATGTTCAAGGGACTATGTTTTTGCTACGCAGTACTTGGTGTAACTTTCTTCAGTGTTGCAATTTCCGGGTATTGGGCATTTGGCAACCAATCTGAAGGCCTCATTCTTGGCAACTTTTTGGATGATGGAAAGCCTTTGGTACCAAAATGGTTCCTTTTCATGACCAATTTCTTGGTCATTTTACAACAATCAGCTATTGCTGCG GTTTACTTGCAGCCAACAAATGAAGTTCTTGAAAAAACCTTTGCGGATCCACTGAGTAAAGAATTTTCTCTCCGAAATGTGATCCCCAGGATCATTTCTCGGTCACTATCCGTAATCATTGCCACATTTGTAGCAGCAATGCTTCCATTCTTTGGAGGCATAAATTCAGTCCTTGGAGCTTTTGGTTTCATTCCACTGGACTTCATCTTGCCTGTGGTTTTCTTCAACTTGACATTCAAACCATCGAAATCGAGCCCCATATTTTGGTTGAATCTCAGCATTGCAGTTGTTTTCTCAGCAATCGGAGTCATAGCAGCTATTGCAGCAGCGAGACAAATGGGCCTCGATGCCAAAAATTATCAGTTGTTTGCTAATGTATGA
- the LOC102620655 gene encoding GABA transporter 1 isoform X2, giving the protein MEEKILQRFAIKMKLKKNLMLVPSLFLNPKLGHRHLRFRDMAHDIMGPNWGRYYVGPIQFMVCYGAVVGGVLLGGQCMKAIYLLSHPDGTMKLYEFVIIFGCLILILAQIPSFHSLRHINMIALALCLTYSACATAGSIYVGNSSKGPNKDYSILGDNESRVFGMFNAIGIIATTFGNGIIPEIQATIAPPVKGKMFKGLCFCYAVLGVTFFSVAISGYWAFGNQSEGLILGNFLDDGKPLVPKWFLFMTNFLVILQQSAIAAVYLQPTNEVLEKTFADPLSKEFSLRNVIPRIISRSLSVIIATFVAAMLPFFGGINSVLGAFGFIPLDFILPVVFFNLTFKPSKSSPIFWLNLSIAVVFSAIGVIAAIAAARQMGLDAKNYQLFANV; this is encoded by the exons TTGGGTCATCGCCATCTTCGCTTTAGAGACATGGCTCATGACATCATGG GGCCAAATTGGGGCCGATATTATGTGGGTCCAATCCAGTTCATGGTTTGCTATGGTGCTGTTGTTGGAGGCGTTCTTCTGGGAGGACAATGCATGAAG GCTATTTACTTACTCTCACACCCAGACGGTACCATGAAGTTGTATGAATTTGTGATCATATTCGGATGTCTAATTTTGATCTTAGCTCAAATCCCATCATTTCACTCACTGAGGCACATCAACATGATAGCTTTGGCTCTTTGCCTCACATACAGTGCCTGTGCCACTGCCGGCTCCATTTATGTTG gAAATTCTTCAAAGGGGCCAAACAAAGATTATTCTATTCTTGGCGACAACGAAAGTCGTGTTTTCGGGATGTTCAATGCCATTGGTATCATTGCCACAACATTTGGAAATGGTATCATTCCTGAAATTCAG GCAACAATTGCACCACCAGTAAAGGGGAAGATGTTCAAGGGACTATGTTTTTGCTACGCAGTACTTGGTGTAACTTTCTTCAGTGTTGCAATTTCCGGGTATTGGGCATTTGGCAACCAATCTGAAGGCCTCATTCTTGGCAACTTTTTGGATGATGGAAAGCCTTTGGTACCAAAATGGTTCCTTTTCATGACCAATTTCTTGGTCATTTTACAACAATCAGCTATTGCTGCG GTTTACTTGCAGCCAACAAATGAAGTTCTTGAAAAAACCTTTGCGGATCCACTGAGTAAAGAATTTTCTCTCCGAAATGTGATCCCCAGGATCATTTCTCGGTCACTATCCGTAATCATTGCCACATTTGTAGCAGCAATGCTTCCATTCTTTGGAGGCATAAATTCAGTCCTTGGAGCTTTTGGTTTCATTCCACTGGACTTCATCTTGCCTGTGGTTTTCTTCAACTTGACATTCAAACCATCGAAATCGAGCCCCATATTTTGGTTGAATCTCAGCATTGCAGTTGTTTTCTCAGCAATCGGAGTCATAGCAGCTATTGCAGCAGCGAGACAAATGGGCCTCGATGCCAAAAATTATCAGTTGTTTGCTAATGTATGA
- the LOC107177784 gene encoding AT-hook motif nuclear-localized protein 11-like yields the protein MEEKINTASQKSPVSREVSDEVTVSENVGGSSATDSEPIMTKRKRGRPKKQETNDHGGHNSSMKRPRGRPKGSGKLQSLATIGGIFAATAGGDFCPYALFINPGEDLVRTIMSFATIPRRAVCILAATGTVSKALMRLFGSSTAKWVDEGGYQIVTLSGLYRYDKVDKKLKVIGQSSIMLASADGKVFGGSVAGSIIAESRIQLIIATFKLNVISDFLKRKRSSSAAARVPVKNKSKVAAVHNENFAAPGTVPFEQQSPIAAVPLSFVAVNENPSTPASPQSFDESYALQVWQPSYDQNTSSGTAADQSEN from the exons ATGGAAGAGAAAATCAACACAGCTTCTCAAAAGTCTCCGGTAAGCCGAGAGGTTTCTGATGAGGTGACGGTTTCAGAGAATGTCGGAGGATCATCTGCTACTGATAGTGAACCTATAATGacgaaaagaaagagaggCAGACCCAAAAAACAAGAAACTAATGATCATGGAGGCCATAATTCTTCAATGAAACGTCCTAGAGGACGACCAAAAGGTTCCGGGAAACTCCAGTCTTTGGCTACCATTG GTGGAATCTTTGCGGCAACAGCTGGAGGAGACTTTTGCCCTTATGCTTTGTTCATAAACCCAGGGGAG GATTTGGTTCGTACGATAATGTCATTTGCCACAATTCCTCGGAGAGCTGTCTGCATTCTTGCTGCTACTGGCACAGTTTCTAAAGCTCTCATGCGCCTATTTGGTTCTTCCACTGCTAAATGGGTTGATGAG GGAGGCTATCAAATTGTAACTCTATCTGGATTATATAGATATGATAAAGTGGACAAAAAACTAAAAGTGATAGGCCAGTCAAGCATTATGTTGGCTTCAGCTGATGGGAAAGTTTTTGGTGGTTCTGTTGCGGGTTCTATAATTGCAGAGTCCCGTATCCAG CTTATTATTGCTACTTTCAAGCTAAATGTAATCTCGGATTTCCTTAAAAGAAAGCGCTCATCATCAGCAGCTGCGAGAGTTCCAGTGAAAAATAAGTCTAAAGTTGCAGCTGTTCACAATGAGAACTTCGCTGCTCCAGGAACTGTACCCTTCGAACAACAATCCCCTATAGCAGCAGTGCCTCTCAGTTTCGTTGCTGTAAATGAAAACCCTAGCACTCCTGCTTCTCCCCAAAGTTTTGACGAGAGTTATGCCTTGCAGGTTTGGCAACCCAGTTATGATCAAAACACATCTTCTGGTACTGCTGCTGATCAAAGTGAAAATTAG
- the LOC102615160 gene encoding uncharacterized protein LOC102615160, with protein MTSLDTSVKESSAPRRRLSCSTCFDALWFCYSPVHQMQQYYRLGVLDNCTAKWSALVDCLTLKTKPSSQVEEILETREKAKPHIWTFRTPEEANSHWKNLFGHLDEME; from the exons ATGACTTCATTAGATACGTCAGTGAAAGAATCGTCTGCTCCGCGGCGACGCTTGTCCTGCTCTACTTGTTTTGACGCCCTCTGGTTCTGCTATT CTCCGGTGCATCAGATGCAGCAGTATTATCGGCTTGGAGTTCTTGATAACTGTACTGCTAAATGGAGCGCTCTTGTTGACTGCTTAACGCTCAAGACCAAACCCTCCTCCCAAGTTGAG GAAATTCTGGAAACTCGCGAGAAGGCAAAACCCCACATTTGGACTTTTCGGACACCGGAGGAAGCCAATTCTCACTGGAAAAATCTATTTGGACATTTGGATGAAATGGAATGA